The Deltaproteobacteria bacterium genome includes a window with the following:
- a CDS encoding cytochrome C assembly protein, with amino-acid sequence MTDSTQLVKKRKGILGGLALVVIVIGLYWGLVIAPPDADQGDLQRIMYLHIPTIIAAYTAIFLVFIGSALYLWKKEKRDDVLAHASAEIAVLLIALVIVEGSIWARPTWGVWWTWDARLTTTAILLLIFVGYLLLRSSIEDETRAASAAAVLGIIGALDVPLIHMSVYWWRTLHQPPSIFRPDKLPSENIPWPFLLPLMVNMAAFLLLFFYLLSLRYRVGEMRQKIKALRLEGNV; translated from the coding sequence ATGACGGATTCCACTCAACTGGTAAAAAAGCGTAAAGGCATTCTCGGTGGCTTGGCGCTGGTCGTCATCGTCATCGGCCTCTACTGGGGTTTGGTCATCGCCCCGCCCGACGCCGATCAAGGCGACCTCCAACGCATCATGTATCTGCACATTCCGACCATCATCGCTGCCTACACCGCGATTTTTTTAGTCTTCATCGGCAGCGCGCTCTACTTGTGGAAAAAGGAAAAGCGCGATGACGTTCTCGCCCACGCATCGGCCGAGATCGCGGTATTGTTGATCGCGTTGGTGATTGTCGAAGGATCTATTTGGGCTAGACCGACCTGGGGCGTTTGGTGGACCTGGGATGCGCGCTTGACGACCACGGCTATTTTACTTCTGATATTTGTCGGCTACCTATTGCTGCGCTCGTCAATCGAGGACGAGACGCGCGCCGCGTCTGCTGCAGCCGTGTTAGGAATTATCGGTGCTCTCGACGTCCCACTGATTCATATGTCGGTTTATTGGTGGCGCACACTGCATCAACCGCCGTCGATTTTTCGTCCCGATAAACTTCCCTCGGAAAATATCCCTTGGCCATTCCTGCTCCCCTTAATGGTTAATATGGCGGCATTCTTACTGCTGTTTTTTTATTTGTTGTCACTGCGCTACCGCGTCGGTGAGATGCGCCAAAAGATCAAGGCGTTGCGCCTAGAGGGAAATGTCTAG
- a CDS encoding CcmD family protein — protein MGAWGYISLAYGIVWGVIGVYWVLLKRRYRAAETELNRLKSSEAAVHND, from the coding sequence GTGGGCGCCTGGGGATATATATCACTGGCCTACGGAATCGTTTGGGGCGTCATCGGCGTGTATTGGGTTTTGTTGAAGCGCCGCTATCGCGCCGCTGAAACCGAGCTCAACCGGTTAAAGTCATCGGAGGCGGCCGTTCACAATGACTAA
- a CDS encoding cytochrome c maturation protein CcmE, translating into MTKGKRFLIGGAVILAALGYIIYGGMQQALVYFKMPSELRAEESSMKGKFVRMGGMVVKGSMEKDLQKLTYKFQLTDGSANFPVYFKGVPPDMFTEGKGAVVEGRVGDDGVFQASLIMAKHAEDYNPLASGKSPNQSFVPAKEAGSK; encoded by the coding sequence ATGACTAAAGGTAAACGCTTTCTCATCGGCGGCGCGGTGATCCTCGCCGCCCTCGGTTATATCATCTACGGCGGCATGCAGCAGGCTCTGGTCTATTTCAAAATGCCTTCCGAACTGCGCGCCGAAGAAAGTTCGATGAAAGGGAAATTCGTGCGCATGGGCGGCATGGTGGTCAAGGGTTCCATGGAAAAGGATTTGCAAAAACTCACTTACAAATTTCAACTAACCGATGGCAGCGCCAACTTTCCGGTGTATTTTAAGGGCGTGCCGCCGGATATGTTTACCGAGGGCAAAGGCGCCGTGGTCGAAGGCCGGGTCGGCGACGATGGAGTTTTTCAAGCGAGCCTGATCATGGCCAAACATGCCGAGGACTATAATCCCCTAGCCAGCGGCAAGTCGCCCAACCAGAGTTTCGTGCCCGCCAAGGAAGCTGGATCCAAGTGA